A single region of the Oleispira antarctica RB-8 genome encodes:
- the pabB gene encoding Para-aminobenzoate synthase, component I, with protein MHLTNIRTNKIMHPTSLSQIDSCQIFTALIKMSRSANSQLTLSDISFLISKPFDVVSSELSTKNNNDKRFSFLSANPSERMNFYCSSEIKTWQQSIQKNTVTEANTPFENNAAEFKEKSQESRIPFHSGWIGYFSYPRSTPNTTHNTATNIPTKSIAEFNYYPWSICFDHSLGQFHLLGKPDQAAKEAYAWLLAELSNQRTNKLTAQPQPQASSFLTTPFIAAPFIARWQKSDYKKAFDRVQDYLLAGDCYQVNLTHPFVSSHYEGSAIDTIQPLASALKPNFGCYFQGKDCELVSMSPERFMSINSSGVLEAKPIKGTIKRGEDSALDKALIAELSNSAKNKAENLMIVDLLRNDLSMSAIPGSVKVDKLFELESHPNVHHLVSTISAQLKPEISPAEAINSAFPGGSITGAPKKRAMEIIEELEVQPRSLYCGSFGYFSDTGNTDFNILIRSLEFRDNTITCWGGGGITVDSDCDEEYEESLTKIQRIMDVIEGL; from the coding sequence ATGCATTTAACAAACATTCGTACCAATAAAATCATGCACCCAACCTCTTTATCTCAAATTGATTCTTGCCAGATTTTCACCGCTCTTATAAAGATGAGTCGCTCAGCTAATAGCCAATTGACGCTATCTGATATTAGCTTTCTTATATCTAAGCCATTTGATGTTGTAAGCTCCGAACTCTCAACTAAAAATAATAATGACAAACGATTTAGTTTTTTAAGCGCCAACCCTAGCGAGAGAATGAATTTTTATTGCTCCAGTGAAATTAAGACTTGGCAGCAATCTATTCAGAAAAATACAGTAACTGAAGCAAACACCCCCTTCGAAAATAACGCCGCTGAGTTTAAAGAAAAGAGTCAAGAATCAAGAATACCTTTCCATTCAGGCTGGATTGGTTATTTTTCTTACCCAAGGTCAACGCCTAACACCACTCATAATACAGCGACAAACATACCGACCAAATCAATAGCCGAGTTCAATTACTACCCTTGGAGTATTTGCTTTGATCACTCACTTGGGCAATTTCATTTACTTGGCAAGCCAGATCAGGCCGCCAAAGAAGCGTATGCCTGGCTATTAGCCGAACTATCGAATCAACGCACCAATAAGCTAACCGCTCAACCTCAACCTCAGGCATCATCATTTTTGACGACTCCTTTTATTGCAGCACCCTTTATAGCAAGGTGGCAAAAAAGTGATTATAAAAAGGCCTTCGACCGAGTACAGGATTATTTATTAGCGGGCGATTGCTATCAGGTTAACTTAACCCACCCTTTCGTCAGTTCTCACTATGAAGGCTCCGCTATCGATACGATTCAGCCATTAGCGAGCGCTCTTAAACCCAACTTTGGCTGTTACTTTCAAGGTAAGGATTGCGAACTGGTAAGTATGAGCCCAGAGCGTTTCATGAGTATCAACAGCTCTGGAGTACTAGAAGCCAAGCCCATTAAAGGAACCATCAAACGAGGCGAAGATAGCGCTCTCGATAAAGCACTGATTGCCGAACTCAGTAACAGCGCTAAAAACAAAGCTGAAAATCTAATGATTGTGGACTTACTGCGTAATGACTTGAGCATGTCGGCCATCCCCGGCAGCGTTAAAGTCGATAAGTTGTTTGAATTAGAGTCTCATCCGAATGTACACCATTTAGTGAGTACGATTAGCGCTCAACTGAAACCCGAGATCAGCCCTGCAGAAGCAATTAACAGTGCCTTCCCCGGCGGTTCAATCACTGGTGCTCCAAAAAAACGCGCAATGGAAATCATTGAAGAGCTCGAAGTGCAGCCTCGTTCTTTATACTGCGGTAGCTTTGGTTATTTTTCCGATACAGGCAATACCGATTTTAATATTTTAATACGCAGCTTAGAGTTCCGTGACAATACTATTACTTGCTGGGGCGGCGGTGGCATAACGGTAGATTCTGATTGTGACGAAGAGTACGAAGAGAGTTTAACCAAAATACAGCGCATTATGGATGTAATAGAAGGATTATAG
- a CDS encoding Phosphoserine phosphatase., whose protein sequence is MEVACLDLEGVLIPEIWIEFANKTGIEELKATTRDIPDYDVLMKQRLRILDEHGFKLQDIQEVIATLKPLEGAVEFVNWLRERFQVIILSDTFYEFSQPLMRQLGFPTLFCHRLETDEEGRVINYHLRQADPKRQSIRALQTIYYRTIAAGDSYNDTTMLAEADAGILFKAPKNVIAEFPQFPAVHEYEDLKKEFLKASNRELTL, encoded by the coding sequence GTGGAAGTAGCTTGCTTAGATCTTGAAGGTGTACTGATTCCTGAAATTTGGATTGAATTTGCCAATAAAACAGGCATAGAAGAGTTGAAAGCGACGACTCGTGATATTCCAGATTATGATGTATTAATGAAGCAGCGCTTACGCATTCTTGATGAGCATGGCTTTAAGCTACAAGACATTCAAGAAGTGATCGCCACGCTTAAACCTTTAGAAGGTGCTGTTGAGTTTGTTAATTGGTTGCGTGAGCGTTTTCAGGTGATTATCTTATCGGATACTTTTTATGAGTTTTCACAGCCGTTAATGCGTCAGCTGGGTTTTCCAACCTTATTTTGTCATCGTCTAGAAACAGATGAAGAAGGTCGCGTTATTAACTATCACTTGCGCCAGGCTGATCCTAAACGCCAGTCTATTCGTGCCTTACAAACAATCTATTACCGCACGATTGCAGCGGGCGATTCTTACAATGATACTACGATGTTGGCCGAAGCCGACGCGGGTATCTTATTTAAAGCTCCTAAGAATGTGATTGCAGAGTTTCCTCAATTTCCAGCCGTTCATGAATATGAAGACCTTAAGAAAGAATTCTTAAAAGCTTCGAATAGAGAGTTAACGCTTTAA
- the cysH gene encoding Phosphoadenosine phosphosulfate reductase: protein MLDLTQINQDFADKRPKDLIKYAIENHGKIAVSFSGAEDVILVDMATKIDPNVQVFCLDTGRLHAETYQFIEKVRKHYNIQIELMSPEQAALEAFSKEKGLFSFYEDGHKECCGVRKIAPLKRKLTTLDAWITGQRKDQSPGTRTEIALCEEDNFPGVGEVLYKYNPLANWTSAQVWEYIKIFDVPFNELHNQGYISIGCEPCTRPVLPNQHEREGRWWWEGGDHKECGLHAGNIIGKG from the coding sequence ATGCTTGATTTAACTCAAATCAATCAGGATTTCGCTGATAAGCGCCCTAAAGACCTGATCAAATACGCCATTGAAAACCATGGCAAAATCGCTGTTAGTTTCAGTGGCGCAGAAGATGTTATTTTGGTTGATATGGCCACAAAGATAGACCCTAACGTGCAGGTTTTTTGCTTAGATACTGGCCGCTTGCATGCCGAAACCTATCAGTTCATCGAAAAAGTCCGTAAGCACTACAATATTCAAATCGAATTAATGTCACCCGAGCAAGCCGCACTAGAAGCTTTTAGTAAAGAAAAAGGCTTATTTAGCTTCTACGAAGATGGGCATAAGGAGTGCTGTGGTGTGCGAAAAATAGCCCCCCTTAAACGCAAGCTCACGACATTGGACGCTTGGATCACAGGTCAAAGAAAAGATCAAAGCCCTGGCACTCGCACTGAAATTGCATTATGCGAAGAAGATAACTTCCCCGGAGTGGGAGAAGTATTATACAAGTACAACCCACTAGCGAATTGGACTTCGGCTCAGGTTTGGGAGTACATCAAGATTTTTGATGTACCTTTTAATGAGCTCCATAATCAAGGCTACATTAGTATTGGCTGTGAACCCTGCACTCGCCCTGTCTTGCCAAATCAACATGAGCGCGAAGGCCGCTGGTGGTGGGAAGGTGGTGACCACAAAGAATGTGGGCTGCATGCGGGGAATATTATTGGTAAGGGCTAA
- a CDS encoding Transcriptional regulator, LysR family, which yields MKLQQLRYIWEVAHHDLNVSATAQVLYTSQPGISKQIRLLEDELGVEIFARSGKHLTRITPAGESILKVAGEILRKVESIKQVAQEFSDETKGSLSISTTHTQARYALPSVIESFMGKFPDVSLHMHQGTPMQIAEMAANGGVDFAIATEAMESFGDLIMMPCYRWNRSILVPKGHPLAGHSAPTLEEVAAYPLVTYVFGFTGRSKLDEAFKSRNLTPRVVFTAADADVIKTYVRLGVGIGIVATMAIDDELDDDLVAIDASHLFASSITQIGFRKGTFLRGYMYDFIERFAPHLTSNMVNKAIKCHNKQEMEELFKDIELPVH from the coding sequence ATGAAGCTGCAGCAATTGCGTTACATTTGGGAGGTCGCTCATCACGATTTAAACGTTTCTGCGACGGCCCAAGTGCTCTATACCTCGCAGCCTGGCATCAGTAAGCAGATACGTTTATTGGAAGATGAGTTGGGGGTTGAGATTTTTGCTCGTAGCGGAAAACATCTCACTCGTATTACACCTGCCGGGGAGTCGATTTTAAAAGTAGCGGGAGAAATTCTGCGAAAAGTCGAAAGTATTAAACAAGTTGCACAAGAATTTAGTGATGAAACGAAAGGCAGCCTCTCAATATCAACAACCCATACTCAGGCGCGCTATGCACTGCCCAGTGTCATTGAGAGCTTTATGGGCAAATTTCCCGATGTTTCTTTGCATATGCATCAAGGAACGCCGATGCAGATCGCTGAGATGGCCGCCAATGGTGGGGTTGATTTCGCAATAGCAACCGAAGCAATGGAGTCATTCGGGGATCTAATTATGATGCCTTGCTATCGCTGGAATCGAAGCATCTTGGTTCCTAAAGGACATCCGCTGGCAGGTCATTCAGCACCAACATTAGAAGAAGTCGCAGCTTATCCCTTAGTTACCTATGTATTCGGCTTTACCGGGCGATCTAAGCTGGATGAGGCATTTAAAAGTCGTAACTTAACGCCAAGAGTTGTCTTTACCGCCGCTGATGCGGATGTTATTAAAACTTATGTGCGCTTAGGGGTAGGAATAGGAATTGTTGCGACGATGGCGATTGATGATGAGTTGGATGACGATCTTGTCGCAATTGATGCGAGTCATTTGTTTGCGTCGAGTATCACGCAAATAGGCTTTCGCAAAGGAACGTTCTTACGTGGTTATATGTACGATTTCATCGAGCGCTTTGCGCCGCACCTAACAAGTAATATGGTTAATAAAGCCATTAAATGCCACAACAAACAAGAAATGGAAGAGCTATTTAAAGACATTGAATTGCCTGTTCACTAG
- the uspA gene encoding UspA domain protein: MIKKIVFATDLGVLGPYVLCHALELSKQFGAKVDIIHVIEPMGIFAESILDIFLPPEDLDHLRKEGVYDVMKTIKERISDTMASEFAGDDDESFLGEINVVRGQPAEAILEYVDDHHIDMIVMGTHGEHGEVIGGLGSVASKVLQRSSVPVLMVPLARVNSQLGIANKDSLRRML, translated from the coding sequence ATGATAAAAAAAATAGTATTTGCCACAGACCTGGGTGTATTGGGTCCATATGTATTATGTCACGCCTTAGAATTATCGAAACAGTTTGGCGCCAAGGTCGATATTATTCATGTTATTGAGCCTATGGGAATATTTGCTGAATCAATACTTGATATTTTTTTACCCCCTGAAGATCTTGATCATTTGCGCAAAGAGGGAGTTTATGACGTGATGAAAACCATTAAAGAGCGCATTTCGGATACCATGGCCTCAGAGTTTGCTGGAGATGATGATGAGTCATTTTTAGGAGAAATTAATGTGGTTAGAGGACAGCCAGCAGAAGCTATTCTAGAATATGTTGATGATCATCATATTGATATGATTGTAATGGGAACGCATGGAGAACATGGTGAAGTGATTGGGGGTTTAGGCTCCGTAGCTTCTAAGGTTTTGCAAAGAAGCTCAGTGCCTGTGCTAATGGTGCCATTGGCGCGTGTTAATAGCCAGTTGGGAATAGCTAATAAAGACTCTCTACGGCGCATGTTGTAG